In the Harmonia axyridis chromosome 3, icHarAxyr1.1, whole genome shotgun sequence genome, one interval contains:
- the LOC123674682 gene encoding zinc finger Y-chromosomal protein-like: MSTNDQVDTIVVKDEKESDDSDVEIIENTPALIDVPEYIDPKSLVSLLNQPKEELPPIVDKIVKRLTNDEEFDRECDKFYQANLDMDVEVVSVDVAKVLSEPIKLPTPSIKLNLNGEINDIRTQRDLPGICDLCEDAIDHVELLLEHFKGNHHLKDGNYVCPFCDYTSPKHEVVMKHTTKVHKLSSEKLSCDQCEFETFRGDLFNRHSNKHMRDKTYSCEKCNYKTVNLSSFKMHLSYKHTKETEFKCSYCEFKSVSHASVKRHETCKHAKERALKCDQCHFTTTQLHSLKRHQGHCKNRNRRKFKHQCEECTFKTDDLSSLENHNLVNHPKKEILFCNICPFETTEEDELKEHAKEHLKSEPLDE, translated from the exons ATGAGTACCAACGATCAG GTTGATACTATAGTGGTGAAAGATGAAAAAGAAAGCGATGATAGCGatgttgaaattattgaaaatactccTGCTCTAATAGATGTACCAGAGTACATAGATCCAAAATCCCTTGTTTCACTCTTGAATCAACCAAAGGAAGAGTTACCTCCGATAGTTGATAAGATAGTAAAAAGATTGACTAATGATGAAGAATTTGATCGAGAATGCGACAAATTTTACCAGGCTAACCTGGACATGGATGTTGAGGTGGTATCGGTAGATGTAGCTAAAGTATTATCTGAACCTATTAA gttaCCAACACCTTctattaaattgaatttaaatgggGAGATTAATGATATAAGAACACAAAGAGATTTACCAGGAATATGTGACCTCTGCGAAGATGCAATTGACCATGTCGAGCTTCTGTTAGAACACTTCAAAGGAAATCATCATCTTAAAGACGGAAATTATGTTTGCCCATTTTGCGATTATACGTCACCAAAACATGAA GTAGTAATGAAACATACTACAAAAGTTCATAAACTGAGCAGTGAGAAGCTTTCATGTGATCAGTGTGAATTTGAAACATTCCGTGGTGATCTATTCAATCGTCATTCCAATAAGCACATGAGGGATAAAACTTACTCTTGTGAGAAGTGTAATTACAAAACTGTAAATTTGTCAAGTTTTAAGATGCACCTGAGCTATAAGCATACTAAGGAGACAGAATTCAAGTGCAGTTACTGTGAATTCAAGTCTGTTTCCCATg CTTCTGTGAAAAGACATGAGACTTGCAAACATGCTAAAGAGCGTGCGTTAAAGTGTGACCAATGTCATTTCACTACAACACAATTGCACAGCTTGAAGCGACATCAGGGTCACTGTAAGAATCGAAAcagaagaaaattcaaacatcAATGTGAGGAGTGTACTTTTAAAACAGATGACCTTAGTAGTTTAGAGAATCACAACTTGGTTAACCACCCTAAGAAAGAGATATTGTTCTGCAACATTTGCCCATTTGAGACAACAGAAGAAGATGAATTGAAAGAACAtgctaaagaacatttgaaaAGTGAACCCCTTGATGAATAG
- the LOC123674679 gene encoding BLOC-1-related complex subunit 5, producing the protein MGSEHSSQSNSATKRGDLDSNTGKFSNLRKQHTIANPGGSSSEFDIDGAMGRPRSTSPGPSLCSDVDLPYISYTVNRPIGDSPKLQNKQLLKTKSAPRKIPQKQPKRIPHNIVLVNPAQGSPNIEKDVDIERLQNVPMFLPIMRATLNLPAARDPEVLERLDPAPLLRLCARYQSHLTGCANLVAVEQNALSNRIRETDGEITKIFNAATEKQKLFAKYAEKLSKIQELSSQLNKCHMLLNQVLESMETLNNHLDVDDRLEPFIWTTG; encoded by the exons ATGGGGAGTGAACATTCTTCACAATCTAATTCTGCTACTAAGAGGGGAGATTTAGACTCTAATACTGGCAAATTTTCCAACTTACGAAAGCAACATACCATAGCAAATCCTGGAGGATCATCTTCAGAATTTGATATTGATGGAGCAATGGGCAGACCTAGATCAACTTCCCCAGGGCCTAGTCTTTGTAGCGATGTAGATTTACCTTATATTAGTTATACTGTTAATAGACCAATAGGAG ATTCTCCTAAGCTTCAAAACAAGCAACTTCTTAAAACTAAATCGGCTCCAAGAAAAATACCACAAAAACAACCAAAAAGAATTCCACATAATATAGTTTTAGTTAACCCAGCACAGGGTAGTCCTAATATTGAAAAAGATGTTGATATTGAGAGATTGCAAAATGTACCTATGTTCTTGCCAATTATGAGGGCAACTTTGAATCTTCCAGCAGCTAGAGACCCAGAAGTTTTGGAAAGATTAGATCCAGCTCCTCTCCTTAGATTGTGTGCTCGATACCAGAGTCATTTAACAGGTTGTGCTAATTTAGTAGCAGTAGAGCAAAATGCACTCAGTAATAGGATAAGAGAG ACTGATGGTGAAATAACTAAAATATTCAATGCTGCAACAGAAAAACAGAAATTATTTGCAAAATATGCTGAAAAATTGAGCAAAATCCAAGAACTTTCTTCTCAATTGAACAAATGCCATATGTTATTGAATCAAGTTCTTGAATCAATGGAAACTTTAAATAATCATCTAGATGTAGATGATAGGTTAGAGCCTTTCATATGGACTACTGGATGA
- the LOC123674678 gene encoding malate dehydrogenase, mitochondrial isoform X1, with amino-acid sequence MLCNCCKLKYKFNKRKIIYERSLRNEIGKVENKYDYSAFNCIQNFSSSNNVKVAVAGASGGIGQPLSLLLKQCPMISELSLYDIVHTPGVAADLSHIETPAKVKGYMGPENLKECFKGADVIVIPAGVPRKPGMTRDDLFNTNASIVRDLAKAAAEVAPKALIAIISNPVNSTVPIAAEVFKKAGVHDPKRIFGVTTLDIVRANTFVAEAKGLNPLEVKIPVIGGHSGVTIIPVISQATPSVSFTPEQLKPLTVRIQEAGTEVVKAKAGAGSATLSMAYAGARFTISLIRGLKGENNVIECGFVESNVTEASYFSTPLLLGKNGLEKNLGIGKLSPFEEGLLKEAIPELKKNIQKGVDFVNKH; translated from the exons atgCTATGCAATTGTTGTAAATTgaaatacaaattcaataaaaggaaaataatatatgAACGTAGTCTGAGAAATGAAATTGGAAAAGTGGAGAATAAATATGATTATAGTGCTTTCAATTGTATCCAAAATTTCTCGTCATCA AACAATGTGAAAGTAGCTGTTGCTGGTGCATCCGGCGGAATCGGACAACCTTTGTCTCTGCTTTTAAAACAATGCCCCATGATCTCAGAGTTATCCCTCTATGATATTGTCCATACACCTGGAGTAGCAGCTGATTTATCACATATTGAAACCCCTGCGAAGGTTAAAGGATATATGGGTCCTGAAAATCTTAAGGAATGTTTCAAAGGAGCTGATGTCATCGTAATTCCAGCTGGTGTCCCAAGAAAACCAGGAATGACTAGAGATGACCTTTTTAATACAAATGCCAGTATAGTGAGGGATCTTGCTAAAGCAGCAGCTGAAGTAGCTCCAAAGGCTCTTATAGCTATCATTTCAAACCCAGTAAATAGTACTGTACCTATTGCCGCTGAAGTATTCAAAAAAGCAGGAGTGCATGATCCTAAAAGAATTTTTGGTGTTACTACTTTGGATATTGTTAGGGCTAACACTTTTGTAGCTGAAGCTAAGGGACTTAACCCATTGGAAGTAAAAATTCCTGTAATTGGTGGACATTCTGGTGTTACCATAATACCTGTAATTTCTCAGGCAACTCCATCAGTCAGTTTTACACCAGAGCAATTGAAACCCCTAACTGTAAGAATACAAGAGGCTGGTACAGAG GTTGTCAAAGCTAAAGCTGGTGCTGGTTCAGCTACCCTTTCTATGGCATATGCTGGAGCAAGATTCACAATTTCCCTCATTAGAGGATTAAAAGGTGAAAATAATGTTATCGAATGTGGTTTTGTTGAATCCAATGTTACTGAAGCTTCATACTTCTCAACTCCTCTTTTGTTGGGCAAGAATGGTTTGGAAAAGAACTTGGGAATTGGAAAATTATCGCCATTTGAGGAGGGTTTATTGAAGGAAGCCATtccagaattgaagaaaaacattcaaaaaggAGTTGACTTTGTGAACAAACACTAA
- the LOC123674677 gene encoding zinc finger protein 675-like, whose protein sequence is MSCRLCLNKNNSQLKSILENEIITKVKACISLEIEVNNDFPSSICLLCFKKLEDLWSFRNMCLESDKTLRESKTSEDKFIKVESYDNNAVEWDSSDDEPLEEKIVHFSEENHNFKFSLSENTYTCEICEKVFDEIFVYLDHQTSHDGETVFKCDKCDATLSSRQQLVEHEQGHLYPCPKCYKLMKKSSIKSHLISHTDKYKCTDCPQTCNSRLSLEQHIIAVHTDIKAFVCENCGKNFSTSTSLKTHLLSHAEKRKYSCSLCDYKGRTASAIYIHMAKHANDTCVCEFCSKVFKSNRNLYDHLRRVHSKVKKHICSYCDKRFVDHYMLKIHTRTHTGVRPYQCDKCEKSFFRSDALKEHKVTHIERTTFHCEKCFKPFMSKRGVTRHNCPATKTN, encoded by the exons ATGTCCTGCAGATTatgcttgaataaaaacaattctcaACTAAAATCAATTTTAGAAAATGAGATAATAACTAAAGTAAAAGCTTGTATTTCTTTAGAAATAGAAGTAAACAATGATTTCCCAAGTAGTATATGTCTCTTATGTTTCAAAAAATTGGAGGATTTATGGTCCTTTAGGAATATGTGTTTGGAATCTGACAAAACACTCCGAGAATCTAAAACCAGTGAAGATAAATTCATTAAAGTTGAGAGTTATGATAATAATGCAGTTGAATGGGATTCTTCAGATGATGAGCCTTTAGAAGAGAAAATAGTTCATTTCAGTGAAGAAAAtcacaattttaaattttcactaTCAGAAAATACTTATACATGTGAGATTTGTGAAAAAGTATTTGATGAAATCTTTGTTTACCTTGACCACCAAACTTCACATGATGGTGAAACAGTATTCAAGTGCGACAAATGTGATGCAACATTATCAAGTAGACAACAATTAGTGGAACATGAACAAGGACACTTGTATCCATGCCCCAAATGTTATAAACTCATGAAGAaatcaagtattaaatcacaCCTAATAAGCCATACTGACAAATATAAATGTACAGACTGTCCACAAACTTGCAACTCAAGGCTTTCTTTAGAGCAGCATATTATTGCAGTTCATACAGATATTAAAGCTTTTGTTTGTGAAAATTGCGGCAAGAACTTCTCTACCTCTACCTCTTTGAAAACTCATTTATTATCTCAtgcagaaaaaaggaaatattcCTGCAGTTTGTGTGATTATAAAG gTAGAACAGCTTCAGCAATATATATTCATATGGCTAAGCATGCCAATGATACATGCGTCTGCGAGTTTTGTTCAAAAGTTTTCAAGAGTAATAGAAACCTTTATGACCATCTTCGAAGAGTGCATAGTAAGGTTAAAAAGCATATTTGCTCTTATTGTGATAAGAGATTTGTTGACCATTATATGCTCAAAATTCATACTCGAACCCACACAGGTGTGAGGCCTTATCAGTGTGATAAatgtgaaaaaagttttttcagatCTGACGCATTAAAAGAACATAAAGTCACTCATATTGAAAGAACAACTTTTCATTGTGAAAAGTGTTTCAAGCCATTTATGTCCAAGAGAGGTGTTACTAGGCATAATTGTCCTGCcacaaaaacaaattga
- the LOC123674678 gene encoding malate dehydrogenase, mitochondrial isoform X2 — MFSRILRNSLTASRNFSTSSQNNVKVAVAGASGGIGQPLSLLLKQCPMISELSLYDIVHTPGVAADLSHIETPAKVKGYMGPENLKECFKGADVIVIPAGVPRKPGMTRDDLFNTNASIVRDLAKAAAEVAPKALIAIISNPVNSTVPIAAEVFKKAGVHDPKRIFGVTTLDIVRANTFVAEAKGLNPLEVKIPVIGGHSGVTIIPVISQATPSVSFTPEQLKPLTVRIQEAGTEVVKAKAGAGSATLSMAYAGARFTISLIRGLKGENNVIECGFVESNVTEASYFSTPLLLGKNGLEKNLGIGKLSPFEEGLLKEAIPELKKNIQKGVDFVNKH, encoded by the exons ATGTTCTCTAGAATACTAAGAAACTCATTGACTGCAAGCCGTAACTTCAGTACATCTAGTCag AACAATGTGAAAGTAGCTGTTGCTGGTGCATCCGGCGGAATCGGACAACCTTTGTCTCTGCTTTTAAAACAATGCCCCATGATCTCAGAGTTATCCCTCTATGATATTGTCCATACACCTGGAGTAGCAGCTGATTTATCACATATTGAAACCCCTGCGAAGGTTAAAGGATATATGGGTCCTGAAAATCTTAAGGAATGTTTCAAAGGAGCTGATGTCATCGTAATTCCAGCTGGTGTCCCAAGAAAACCAGGAATGACTAGAGATGACCTTTTTAATACAAATGCCAGTATAGTGAGGGATCTTGCTAAAGCAGCAGCTGAAGTAGCTCCAAAGGCTCTTATAGCTATCATTTCAAACCCAGTAAATAGTACTGTACCTATTGCCGCTGAAGTATTCAAAAAAGCAGGAGTGCATGATCCTAAAAGAATTTTTGGTGTTACTACTTTGGATATTGTTAGGGCTAACACTTTTGTAGCTGAAGCTAAGGGACTTAACCCATTGGAAGTAAAAATTCCTGTAATTGGTGGACATTCTGGTGTTACCATAATACCTGTAATTTCTCAGGCAACTCCATCAGTCAGTTTTACACCAGAGCAATTGAAACCCCTAACTGTAAGAATACAAGAGGCTGGTACAGAG GTTGTCAAAGCTAAAGCTGGTGCTGGTTCAGCTACCCTTTCTATGGCATATGCTGGAGCAAGATTCACAATTTCCCTCATTAGAGGATTAAAAGGTGAAAATAATGTTATCGAATGTGGTTTTGTTGAATCCAATGTTACTGAAGCTTCATACTTCTCAACTCCTCTTTTGTTGGGCAAGAATGGTTTGGAAAAGAACTTGGGAATTGGAAAATTATCGCCATTTGAGGAGGGTTTATTGAAGGAAGCCATtccagaattgaagaaaaacattcaaaaaggAGTTGACTTTGTGAACAAACACTAA